A genomic segment from Sander vitreus isolate 19-12246 chromosome 3, sanVit1, whole genome shotgun sequence encodes:
- the LOC144515076 gene encoding tripartite motif-containing protein 3-like isoform X1 → MSVTMAKRETGSTSPVVRQIDKQFLVCSICLDHYHNPKVLPCLHTFCEKCLQNYIPPQSLTLSCPVCRQTSILPEKGVAALQNNFFITNLMEVLQRDPECSRPEACNVLESASAATACQPLSCPNHEGKVMEFYCESCETAMCLECTEGEHREHVTVPLRDVLEQHKSALKNQLDAVRNRLPQLTAAIELVNEISKQLTERKNEAVTEISNTFDELEKALHQRKTALITEVENICSTKQKVLQAQLTSLLQGKENIQSSCNFTEQALSHGSATEVLLVQKQMGERVSALARHTFPEHPHENGHLECQVETDGLRRSIQNLGVLITTGTVGHTSVATGEGLRHALVGQHTTVTVTTKDKDGELVKTGNAALRAEIISADGVCTEAEVADNKNGTYEVGYTIRSEGEFTFSLLLYEQPVRGSPFRLRAVKPSDVLQSPDDVKRRVKSPSGGGGHVRQKAVRRPSSMYSTTKKKENPIEDELIYRVGTRGRDKAEFTNLQGISTSSNGRIVVADSNNQCIQVFTNDGQFKMRFGVRGRSPGQLQRPTGVTVDMNGDIIVADYDNRWISIFSSDGKFKNKIGAGRLMGPKGVAVDKNGHIITVDNKACCVFIFQSNGKLVTKFGARGTSDRHFAEKSGANIALEQKLSKSGPVFSPHFVAVNNKNEIVVTDFHNHSVKVYNADGEFLFKFGSHGEGNGQFNAPTGVAVDANGNIIVADWGNSRIQVFDSSGSFLSYINTSADPLYGPQGLALTSDGHVAVADSGNHCFKVYRYLQ, encoded by the exons ATGTCCGTCACCATGGCTAAGCGTGAGACCGGCAGCACCAGCCCTGTGGTCAGGCAGATAGACAAGCAGTTCCTGGTCTGCAGCATTTGTTTGGACCATTATCACAACCCCAAGGTCCTGCCCTGCCTGCACACCTTCTGTGAGAA ATGTCTACAGAACTACATCCCTCCCCAGTCTTTGACGCTGTCCTGCCCAGTATGCAGACAGACCTCCATCTTGCCAGAGAAGGGTGTGGCAGCCCTGCAGAACAACTTCTTCATCACAAACCTAATGGAGGTGTTACAGCGAGACCCAGAGTGCAGCCGACCTGAGGCCTGTAATGTTCTGGAGTCAGCCAGTGCAGCGACGGCCTGTCAGCCCCTCTCTTGCCCCAATCACGAGGGCAAG GTGATGGAGTTTTACTGCGAGTCATGTGAAACAGCCATGTGTCTGGAGTGTACAGAAGGGGAACACAGGGAACATGTGACAGTTCCTCTGAGGGATGTGCTGGAACAGCATAAGTCAGCGCTAAAAAATCAGCTGGACGCTGTGCGCAACAG GCTACCTCAGCTGACGGCTGCCATTGAGCTTGTGAATGAGATCTCCAAGCAGCTTACAGAGCGGAAAAATGAGGCAGTGACTGAAATCAGTAACACTTTTGACGAGCTGGAGAAGGCCTTACACCAACGCAAGACCGCTCTCATTACTGAGGTGGAAAACATCTGCAGCACTAAGCAGAAG GTGCTTCAAGCCCAGCTGACCTCTTTGCTTCAGGGCAAAGAGAACATTCAAAGCAGCTGCAACTTCACCGAGCAGGCCCTGAGCCACGGCAGCGCCACGGAGGTCCTGCTGGTCCAGAAGCAGATGGGCGAGCGGGTCAGTGCCCTGGCACGACACACATTTCCTGAGCATCCCCACGAAAACGGACATCTGGAATGCCAGGTAGAGACGGATGGACTGAGGCGCTCCATTCAGAACCTGGGAGTCCTGATCACAACAGGGACCGTAGGCCACACCAGTGTCGCCACCGGCGAAGGCCTGCGGCACGCATTGGTCGGCCAACACACTACTGTCACAGTCACTACTAAAGACAAGGACGGAGAGCTAGTGAAGACTGGCAATGCCGCTCTGAGGGCAGAGATCATCTCTGCAGATGGAGTGTGCACTGAAGCCGAGGTGGCGGACAACAAGAACGGCACCTACGAGGTCGGATACACCATCCGCTCAGAGGGAGAGTTCACCTTCTCTTTGCTGCTGTACGAACAGCCCGTGAGGGGGAGTCCGTTCCGTTTGCGCGCCGTCAAGCCGTCAGACGTCCTGCAGTCGCCAGACGACGTGAAGAGAAGGGTGAAGTCCCCGAGTGGAGGAGGTGGTCATGTTCGACAGAAGGCTGTGCGCAGACCCTCCAGCATGTACAGCACCACCAAGAAAAAGGAAAACCCGATAGAGGATGAGCTGATCTACAGAGTGG GAACAAGAGGGCGAGACAAAGCAGAATTCACTAACCTACAAGGCATCTCCACCTCCAGTAATGGACGGATCGTGGTGGCCGACAGCAACAACCAGTGTATACAG gTTTTCACAAATGATGGCCAGTTTAAGATGAGGTTTGGGGTCAGGGGTCGTTCACCAGGGCAGCTGCAGCGCCCCACAGGGGTCACAGTGGACATGAACGGGGACATTATTGTAGCAGATTACGACAACAGATGGATTAGCATCTTCTCTTCGGATGGCAAGTTCAAG AACAAAATTGGAGCTGGGAGACTGATGGGACCCAAAGGTGTGGCTGTGGATAAGAATGGACATATCATCACAGTTGATAATAAGGCCTGCTGTGTCTTCATCTTCCAATCAAATGGGAAGCTGGTGACTAAGTTTGGAGCCAGAGGAACATCGGACAGACACTTTGCAG aaAAAAGTGGTGCAAACATTGCACTGGAACAAAAGCTTAGTAAATCTGGCCCTGTTTTCA GTCCTCACTTTGTGGCcgtaaataacaaaaatgaaattgtggtAACAGACTTTCATAACCATTCAGTCAAG GTGTACAATGCAGATGGGGAGTTCCTGTTTAAATTTGGCTCCCACGGAGAGGGCAACGGCCAGTTCAATGCCCCGACAGGCGTGGCTGTGGATGCCAATGGAAATATCATTGTTGCCGATTGGGGCAACAGTCGGATCCAG GTGTTCGACAGCTCAGGGTCCTTCCTGTCCTACATCAACACATCAGCGGACCCCCTTTACGGCCCCCAGGGCCTGGCCCTCACATCTGATGGTCATGTGGCGGTGGCGGACTCTGGGAACCACTGCTTCAAGGTCTACCGCTACCTGCAGTAG
- the LOC144515076 gene encoding tripartite motif-containing protein 3-like isoform X2, translating to MSVTMAKRETGSTSPVVRQIDKQFLVCSICLDHYHNPKVLPCLHTFCEKCLQNYIPPQSLTLSCPVCRQTSILPEKGVAALQNNFFITNLMEVLQRDPECSRPEACNVLESASAATACQPLSCPNHEGKVMEFYCESCETAMCLECTEGEHREHVTVPLRDVLEQHKSALKNQLDAVRNRLPQLTAAIELVNEISKQLTERKNEAVTEISNTFDELEKALHQRKTALITEVENICSTKQKVLQAQLTSLLQGKENIQSSCNFTEQALSHGSATEVLLVQKQMGERVSALARHTFPEHPHENGHLECQVETDGLRRSIQNLGVLITTGTVGHTSVATGEGLRHALVGQHTTVTVTTKDKDGELVKTGNAALRAEIISADGVCTEAEVADNKNGTYEVGYTIRSEGEFTFSLLLYEQPVRGSPFRLRAVKPSDVLQSPDDVKRRVKSPSGGGGHVRQKAVRRPSSMYSTTKKKENPIEDELIYRVGTRGRDKAEFTNLQGISTSSNGRIVVADSNNQCIQVFTNDGQFKMRFGVRGRSPGQLQRPTGVTVDMNGDIIVADYDNRWISIFSSDGKFKNKIGAGRLMGPKGVAVDKNGHIITVDNKACCVFIFQSNGKLVTKFGARGTSDRHFAGPHFVAVNNKNEIVVTDFHNHSVKVYNADGEFLFKFGSHGEGNGQFNAPTGVAVDANGNIIVADWGNSRIQVFDSSGSFLSYINTSADPLYGPQGLALTSDGHVAVADSGNHCFKVYRYLQ from the exons ATGTCCGTCACCATGGCTAAGCGTGAGACCGGCAGCACCAGCCCTGTGGTCAGGCAGATAGACAAGCAGTTCCTGGTCTGCAGCATTTGTTTGGACCATTATCACAACCCCAAGGTCCTGCCCTGCCTGCACACCTTCTGTGAGAA ATGTCTACAGAACTACATCCCTCCCCAGTCTTTGACGCTGTCCTGCCCAGTATGCAGACAGACCTCCATCTTGCCAGAGAAGGGTGTGGCAGCCCTGCAGAACAACTTCTTCATCACAAACCTAATGGAGGTGTTACAGCGAGACCCAGAGTGCAGCCGACCTGAGGCCTGTAATGTTCTGGAGTCAGCCAGTGCAGCGACGGCCTGTCAGCCCCTCTCTTGCCCCAATCACGAGGGCAAG GTGATGGAGTTTTACTGCGAGTCATGTGAAACAGCCATGTGTCTGGAGTGTACAGAAGGGGAACACAGGGAACATGTGACAGTTCCTCTGAGGGATGTGCTGGAACAGCATAAGTCAGCGCTAAAAAATCAGCTGGACGCTGTGCGCAACAG GCTACCTCAGCTGACGGCTGCCATTGAGCTTGTGAATGAGATCTCCAAGCAGCTTACAGAGCGGAAAAATGAGGCAGTGACTGAAATCAGTAACACTTTTGACGAGCTGGAGAAGGCCTTACACCAACGCAAGACCGCTCTCATTACTGAGGTGGAAAACATCTGCAGCACTAAGCAGAAG GTGCTTCAAGCCCAGCTGACCTCTTTGCTTCAGGGCAAAGAGAACATTCAAAGCAGCTGCAACTTCACCGAGCAGGCCCTGAGCCACGGCAGCGCCACGGAGGTCCTGCTGGTCCAGAAGCAGATGGGCGAGCGGGTCAGTGCCCTGGCACGACACACATTTCCTGAGCATCCCCACGAAAACGGACATCTGGAATGCCAGGTAGAGACGGATGGACTGAGGCGCTCCATTCAGAACCTGGGAGTCCTGATCACAACAGGGACCGTAGGCCACACCAGTGTCGCCACCGGCGAAGGCCTGCGGCACGCATTGGTCGGCCAACACACTACTGTCACAGTCACTACTAAAGACAAGGACGGAGAGCTAGTGAAGACTGGCAATGCCGCTCTGAGGGCAGAGATCATCTCTGCAGATGGAGTGTGCACTGAAGCCGAGGTGGCGGACAACAAGAACGGCACCTACGAGGTCGGATACACCATCCGCTCAGAGGGAGAGTTCACCTTCTCTTTGCTGCTGTACGAACAGCCCGTGAGGGGGAGTCCGTTCCGTTTGCGCGCCGTCAAGCCGTCAGACGTCCTGCAGTCGCCAGACGACGTGAAGAGAAGGGTGAAGTCCCCGAGTGGAGGAGGTGGTCATGTTCGACAGAAGGCTGTGCGCAGACCCTCCAGCATGTACAGCACCACCAAGAAAAAGGAAAACCCGATAGAGGATGAGCTGATCTACAGAGTGG GAACAAGAGGGCGAGACAAAGCAGAATTCACTAACCTACAAGGCATCTCCACCTCCAGTAATGGACGGATCGTGGTGGCCGACAGCAACAACCAGTGTATACAG gTTTTCACAAATGATGGCCAGTTTAAGATGAGGTTTGGGGTCAGGGGTCGTTCACCAGGGCAGCTGCAGCGCCCCACAGGGGTCACAGTGGACATGAACGGGGACATTATTGTAGCAGATTACGACAACAGATGGATTAGCATCTTCTCTTCGGATGGCAAGTTCAAG AACAAAATTGGAGCTGGGAGACTGATGGGACCCAAAGGTGTGGCTGTGGATAAGAATGGACATATCATCACAGTTGATAATAAGGCCTGCTGTGTCTTCATCTTCCAATCAAATGGGAAGCTGGTGACTAAGTTTGGAGCCAGAGGAACATCGGACAGACACTTTGCAG GTCCTCACTTTGTGGCcgtaaataacaaaaatgaaattgtggtAACAGACTTTCATAACCATTCAGTCAAG GTGTACAATGCAGATGGGGAGTTCCTGTTTAAATTTGGCTCCCACGGAGAGGGCAACGGCCAGTTCAATGCCCCGACAGGCGTGGCTGTGGATGCCAATGGAAATATCATTGTTGCCGATTGGGGCAACAGTCGGATCCAG GTGTTCGACAGCTCAGGGTCCTTCCTGTCCTACATCAACACATCAGCGGACCCCCTTTACGGCCCCCAGGGCCTGGCCCTCACATCTGATGGTCATGTGGCGGTGGCGGACTCTGGGAACCACTGCTTCAAGGTCTACCGCTACCTGCAGTAG
- the LOC144515076 gene encoding tripartite motif-containing protein 3-like isoform X3: MSVTMAKRETGSTSPVVRQIDKQFLVCSICLDHYHNPKVLPCLHTFCEKCLQNYIPPQSLTLSCPVCRQTSILPEKGVAALQNNFFITNLMEVLQRDPECSRPEACNVLESASAATACQPLSCPNHEGKVMEFYCESCETAMCLECTEGEHREHVTVPLRDVLEQHKSALKNQLDAVRNRLPQLTAAIELVNEISKQLTERKNEAVTEISNTFDELEKALHQRKTALITEVENICSTKQKVLQAQLTSLLQGKENIQSSCNFTEQALSHGSATEVLLVQKQMGERVSALARHTFPEHPHENGHLECQVETDGLRRSIQNLGVLITTGTVGHTSVATGEGLRHALVGQHTTVTVTTKDKDGELVKTGNAALRAEIISADGVCTEAEVADNKNGTYEVGYTIRSEGEFTFSLLLYEQPVRGSPFRLRAVKPSDVLQSPDDVKRRVKSPSGGGGHVRQKAVRRPSSMYSTTKKKENPIEDELIYRVGTRGRDKAEFTNLQGISTSSNGRIVVADSNNQCIQVFTNDGQFKMRFGVRGRSPGQLQRPTGVTVDMNGDIIVADYDNRWISIFSSDGKFKNKIGAGRLMGPKGVAVDKNGHIITVDNKACCVFIFQSNGKLVTKFGARGTSDRHFAGVQCRWGVPV, from the exons ATGTCCGTCACCATGGCTAAGCGTGAGACCGGCAGCACCAGCCCTGTGGTCAGGCAGATAGACAAGCAGTTCCTGGTCTGCAGCATTTGTTTGGACCATTATCACAACCCCAAGGTCCTGCCCTGCCTGCACACCTTCTGTGAGAA ATGTCTACAGAACTACATCCCTCCCCAGTCTTTGACGCTGTCCTGCCCAGTATGCAGACAGACCTCCATCTTGCCAGAGAAGGGTGTGGCAGCCCTGCAGAACAACTTCTTCATCACAAACCTAATGGAGGTGTTACAGCGAGACCCAGAGTGCAGCCGACCTGAGGCCTGTAATGTTCTGGAGTCAGCCAGTGCAGCGACGGCCTGTCAGCCCCTCTCTTGCCCCAATCACGAGGGCAAG GTGATGGAGTTTTACTGCGAGTCATGTGAAACAGCCATGTGTCTGGAGTGTACAGAAGGGGAACACAGGGAACATGTGACAGTTCCTCTGAGGGATGTGCTGGAACAGCATAAGTCAGCGCTAAAAAATCAGCTGGACGCTGTGCGCAACAG GCTACCTCAGCTGACGGCTGCCATTGAGCTTGTGAATGAGATCTCCAAGCAGCTTACAGAGCGGAAAAATGAGGCAGTGACTGAAATCAGTAACACTTTTGACGAGCTGGAGAAGGCCTTACACCAACGCAAGACCGCTCTCATTACTGAGGTGGAAAACATCTGCAGCACTAAGCAGAAG GTGCTTCAAGCCCAGCTGACCTCTTTGCTTCAGGGCAAAGAGAACATTCAAAGCAGCTGCAACTTCACCGAGCAGGCCCTGAGCCACGGCAGCGCCACGGAGGTCCTGCTGGTCCAGAAGCAGATGGGCGAGCGGGTCAGTGCCCTGGCACGACACACATTTCCTGAGCATCCCCACGAAAACGGACATCTGGAATGCCAGGTAGAGACGGATGGACTGAGGCGCTCCATTCAGAACCTGGGAGTCCTGATCACAACAGGGACCGTAGGCCACACCAGTGTCGCCACCGGCGAAGGCCTGCGGCACGCATTGGTCGGCCAACACACTACTGTCACAGTCACTACTAAAGACAAGGACGGAGAGCTAGTGAAGACTGGCAATGCCGCTCTGAGGGCAGAGATCATCTCTGCAGATGGAGTGTGCACTGAAGCCGAGGTGGCGGACAACAAGAACGGCACCTACGAGGTCGGATACACCATCCGCTCAGAGGGAGAGTTCACCTTCTCTTTGCTGCTGTACGAACAGCCCGTGAGGGGGAGTCCGTTCCGTTTGCGCGCCGTCAAGCCGTCAGACGTCCTGCAGTCGCCAGACGACGTGAAGAGAAGGGTGAAGTCCCCGAGTGGAGGAGGTGGTCATGTTCGACAGAAGGCTGTGCGCAGACCCTCCAGCATGTACAGCACCACCAAGAAAAAGGAAAACCCGATAGAGGATGAGCTGATCTACAGAGTGG GAACAAGAGGGCGAGACAAAGCAGAATTCACTAACCTACAAGGCATCTCCACCTCCAGTAATGGACGGATCGTGGTGGCCGACAGCAACAACCAGTGTATACAG gTTTTCACAAATGATGGCCAGTTTAAGATGAGGTTTGGGGTCAGGGGTCGTTCACCAGGGCAGCTGCAGCGCCCCACAGGGGTCACAGTGGACATGAACGGGGACATTATTGTAGCAGATTACGACAACAGATGGATTAGCATCTTCTCTTCGGATGGCAAGTTCAAG AACAAAATTGGAGCTGGGAGACTGATGGGACCCAAAGGTGTGGCTGTGGATAAGAATGGACATATCATCACAGTTGATAATAAGGCCTGCTGTGTCTTCATCTTCCAATCAAATGGGAAGCTGGTGACTAAGTTTGGAGCCAGAGGAACATCGGACAGACACTTTGCAG GTGTACAATGCAGATGGGGAGTTCCTGTTTAA